Proteins encoded in a region of the Mycobacterium branderi genome:
- a CDS encoding Rv0804 family intramembrane glutamic endopeptidase, translated as MNSNAFRALTLAGALVGWSFLGPRVRMPWRVVAQSGLAGLLVLVTRAPLGLAGPRLWAGLRIGAAAALPAATGVATTTAVPVVRLSMADRELPRPTPVWLMLRIPVGTVWAEEAAYRGALGATARTAFGETRGRLLQAAAFGLSHIADARATGEPVLPTVVATGIAGWVFGWLAERSGSLAAPMLAHLAINEAGAAAALAVQAHGRAS; from the coding sequence ATGAACTCCAACGCTTTTCGCGCGCTAACGCTGGCGGGGGCGCTGGTCGGCTGGAGCTTTCTCGGTCCCCGGGTTCGGATGCCGTGGCGTGTTGTGGCGCAATCCGGTCTGGCGGGGCTGCTGGTCCTGGTGACCCGTGCGCCGTTGGGGCTGGCTGGGCCGCGGCTGTGGGCGGGACTGCGGATCGGGGCCGCGGCAGCGCTTCCCGCGGCGACCGGTGTCGCGACGACAACAGCGGTGCCGGTCGTGCGGTTGTCGATGGCCGACCGGGAGCTGCCGCGGCCGACACCGGTCTGGCTGATGCTGCGGATACCCGTGGGGACCGTCTGGGCAGAGGAGGCCGCGTACCGCGGGGCGTTAGGCGCCACGGCCAGAACAGCTTTCGGTGAAACACGCGGACGGCTGCTGCAGGCCGCCGCGTTCGGGCTCTCGCATATCGCCGACGCCCGCGCCACCGGCGAACCGGTGCTGCCCACGGTCGTCGCCACCGGCATTGCCGGCTGGGTATTCGGTTGGCTCGCCGAGCGTTCCGGCAGCCTGGCGGCCCCGATGCTGGCACACCTGGCGATCAACGAGGCCGGCGCCGCCGCGGCGCTGGCGGTGCAGGCGCATGGCCGGGCGTCGTAA
- a CDS encoding sterol carrier family protein, translating into MAGRRKADPAQTRQAVLALEEWLRDDSRPTPDRAELAAAVRLTARTLAEQAPGASVEVRIPPFVAVQCVAGPRHTRGTPPNVVETDPRTWLLLVTGLLKVPHAQATGLLRLSGSRAGEIATWLPLVSL; encoded by the coding sequence ATGGCCGGGCGTCGTAAAGCCGACCCGGCCCAGACCCGCCAAGCGGTGCTGGCCCTCGAGGAGTGGCTGCGCGACGACAGCCGGCCCACACCCGACCGCGCCGAGTTGGCGGCCGCCGTGCGGCTCACCGCCCGCACCCTGGCCGAGCAGGCGCCCGGCGCCAGCGTCGAGGTCCGCATTCCGCCGTTCGTCGCGGTCCAGTGTGTCGCCGGGCCGCGGCATACCCGCGGCACCCCGCCCAACGTCGTCGAAACCGATCCGCGCACTTGGCTTCTGCTCGTCACCGGGCTGTTGAAGGTGCCCCACGCCCAGGCCACCGGATTGCTGCGCCTGTCCGGTTCCCGGGCCGGCGAGATCGCGACCTGGCTACCGCTCGTGAGCTTGTGA
- the purF gene encoding amidophosphoribosyltransferase, translated as MTAQQPPPEENPPGEECGVFGVWAPGEEVAKLTYYGLYALQHRGQEAAGIAVADGSQVLVFKDLGLVSQVFDEQTLAAMEGHVAIGHCRYSTTGNTTWENAQPVFRNTAAGTGVALGHNGNLVNSTALVARARDAGLINTRVPGAATTDSDILGALLAHGAADSSLEQAALELLPTVRGAFCLTFMDENTLYAARDPHGVRPLSLGRLDRGWVVASETAALDIVGASFVRDIEPGELLAIDADGVRSSRFANPTPKGCIFEYVYLARPDSILAGRSVHGARVEIGRRLARECPIDADLVIGVPESGTPAAVGYAQESGIPYGQGLMKNAYVGRTFIQPSQTIRQLGIRLKLNPLKEVIRGKRLIVVDDSIVRGNTQRALVRMLREAGAVEVHVRIASPPVKWPCFYGIDFPSPAELIANAVEDEDEMLEAVRHAINADTLGYISLRGLIAATEQPTSRLCSACFDGQYPIELPSETALGKNVIEHMLATAARGAAAQSAEVSPEAEQASVLRHP; from the coding sequence GTGACCGCCCAGCAGCCGCCGCCCGAGGAAAATCCGCCCGGCGAAGAGTGCGGCGTATTCGGCGTATGGGCGCCCGGCGAAGAAGTCGCCAAGCTCACCTATTACGGCCTGTATGCCTTGCAGCATCGCGGCCAGGAAGCCGCCGGCATCGCGGTCGCCGACGGCTCGCAGGTGCTGGTGTTCAAGGACCTCGGCCTGGTCAGCCAGGTGTTCGACGAACAGACGCTGGCGGCCATGGAAGGCCACGTGGCGATCGGCCACTGCCGCTACTCCACCACCGGCAACACCACCTGGGAGAACGCACAGCCGGTCTTTCGCAACACGGCCGCAGGCACCGGGGTGGCGCTCGGACACAACGGCAACCTGGTCAACAGCACCGCGCTTGTCGCCCGCGCCCGCGACGCCGGGCTGATCAACACCCGGGTGCCGGGTGCGGCCACCACCGACTCCGACATCCTGGGCGCACTGCTGGCCCACGGCGCGGCGGACTCCAGCCTGGAGCAGGCGGCCCTGGAACTGCTGCCGACCGTGCGGGGCGCGTTTTGCCTGACCTTCATGGACGAAAACACCCTCTACGCAGCGCGTGACCCGCACGGGGTGCGGCCGCTGTCGCTGGGCCGGCTGGACCGCGGCTGGGTGGTGGCGTCGGAAACCGCGGCGCTGGACATCGTCGGCGCCTCGTTCGTGCGTGACATCGAACCCGGCGAACTGCTGGCGATCGACGCCGACGGTGTGCGCTCCAGCCGCTTCGCCAACCCGACCCCCAAGGGCTGCATCTTCGAGTACGTCTACCTGGCCCGGCCGGACAGTATTCTCGCCGGCCGGTCCGTGCACGGAGCCCGCGTCGAGATCGGGCGTCGGCTGGCGCGCGAATGCCCGATCGACGCCGACCTGGTGATCGGCGTCCCCGAGTCCGGCACCCCCGCCGCGGTCGGCTACGCGCAGGAGTCCGGCATCCCCTACGGGCAGGGGCTGATGAAGAATGCCTACGTCGGGCGCACGTTCATCCAGCCGTCGCAGACCATCCGCCAACTCGGCATCCGGCTCAAGCTCAACCCGCTCAAAGAGGTCATCCGCGGCAAGCGGCTGATCGTCGTCGACGACTCGATCGTGCGCGGCAACACCCAGCGCGCCCTGGTGCGGATGCTGCGCGAGGCCGGCGCCGTCGAGGTACACGTGCGGATCGCGTCGCCGCCGGTGAAGTGGCCATGCTTCTACGGCATCGACTTCCCGTCGCCGGCCGAGCTCATCGCCAACGCCGTCGAGGACGAAGACGAGATGCTCGAGGCGGTACGCCATGCCATCAACGCCGACACGCTGGGCTACATCTCACTGCGCGGCCTGATCGCGGCCACCGAGCAGCCCACCTCGCGGTTGTGCTCGGCCTGCTTCGATGGCCAGTATCCGATCGAACTGCCCAGCGAAACGGCGCTGGGCAAGAACGTCATCGAGCACATGCTGGCCACCGCGGCACGCGGGGCGGCGGCGCAGAGCGCCGAGGTATCCCCGGAGGCCGAGCAGGCATCCGTGCTGCGGCACCCGTAG